In Leptospira ryugenii, one genomic interval encodes:
- a CDS encoding adenylate/guanylate cyclase domain-containing protein produces the protein MTTYPLQFFQVPTGPMSNWDYFWYQIPFGAPGIITFLVGVFLSYFAFQKFRNSSGDERIFNFNLAVSFVSFGSIGLVLTLRAWIQDIDSLIFWNDVLYFLVAPLAPSGLYLAYAMTGKRTKLLLYWSYLLWIASLVLYFGILIGKGFEREIFEFPFGKYPKGSAFIRPWGILAPIGYLFLILPAFIRYYSIMRANYHPALIHGVNLLFLLIVSNAPSILGYKVYPGGFFLFIPMLMVAYGVFRSDFLDVNELLFQKNGMFYFLFALLSFVLIFISFGVSFGLSPLSYEASKWYPWGIPPVLSVFTAVFLSIIVAGANPSARLNQLCAFALILTGFYVMQSVPLKLNVSYVVQLRVSQITFVAFSFAPSIMVRLVFEAVSQKEPKWIRIIDAFCFIGAMLSPSPYLFVGYFVYPWSRVHHGGPAEALIGVTGILGFALVLWTFFRNRGFINFASKWIIGSFMLSSAMLLLALLPSHGIPLVPISDFQFIPAFILGYAVLKHGALSLEGRTIQLSQKLANLGLLTMGIAGILYFPLIRDHYGMGESAFHLLMIVLPLILFNYLVIYIMSRPLAEELDISYFLLDLEKQKADEEREKALIAQDKAEEAQEESEKLLLNILPFKVAQELKEKGSVTPARYEKVTVLFTDFKGFTKVAEGMEEQELLQELDACFTQFDEIILRNNLEKLKTIGDSYMCAGGLPVPNFTNAIDSCLAALEIQSFMNQLKEIKISLGLPFWELRLGIHTGPVVAGVVGRFKFAYDIWGDTVNTASRMESSGQTGMINISRETFEDVKYFFETEYRGKIYGKNKGELDMFFLHRLKLKYSVDQDGKAPNQLFRDIYAKLHGGAKVRWKSVERTD, from the coding sequence ATGACAACGTATCCATTACAATTTTTTCAAGTTCCCACTGGGCCAATGAGTAACTGGGATTATTTTTGGTACCAAATCCCATTTGGAGCGCCTGGAATCATAACCTTTTTGGTCGGTGTTTTTTTAAGTTATTTTGCCTTTCAGAAATTTCGAAATTCGAGTGGAGATGAAAGGATCTTTAATTTTAACTTGGCTGTTTCCTTTGTGAGCTTTGGATCCATAGGTCTTGTTCTTACACTTCGAGCCTGGATACAAGACATTGATTCTCTTATTTTTTGGAATGATGTTCTTTACTTTTTAGTTGCACCTCTGGCACCAAGTGGACTCTATCTAGCCTATGCAATGACAGGGAAAAGGACAAAACTTTTACTCTATTGGTCTTATCTTCTTTGGATCGCATCATTAGTATTGTACTTTGGTATTCTGATAGGGAAGGGATTTGAAAGGGAGATATTTGAATTTCCGTTTGGTAAGTATCCAAAAGGGAGTGCCTTTATTCGTCCATGGGGAATCCTAGCTCCCATCGGGTATTTATTCTTAATACTTCCAGCTTTTATTCGCTACTATTCAATCATGAGAGCGAATTACCATCCTGCCTTGATCCATGGGGTAAATTTACTTTTTTTGCTCATAGTGTCAAATGCTCCCAGTATCCTAGGATACAAAGTGTACCCAGGTGGATTCTTTCTCTTCATTCCAATGTTGATGGTTGCCTATGGGGTTTTTCGTTCAGACTTTTTGGATGTAAACGAACTTCTCTTTCAAAAAAATGGAATGTTTTATTTTCTTTTCGCTCTACTTTCTTTTGTTTTAATTTTTATTTCATTTGGTGTTTCCTTTGGTCTATCTCCCTTGTCATATGAGGCATCGAAGTGGTATCCTTGGGGCATTCCACCCGTTTTGAGCGTCTTCACGGCGGTCTTTCTTTCCATCATCGTTGCAGGTGCAAATCCATCTGCGCGTTTGAACCAACTATGTGCGTTTGCTTTGATTCTGACCGGTTTCTATGTAATGCAGTCTGTTCCGCTTAAATTAAATGTTTCATATGTGGTACAACTTCGTGTATCTCAAATTACCTTTGTTGCTTTTTCTTTTGCACCTAGCATCATGGTACGTTTGGTTTTTGAAGCTGTTTCTCAAAAAGAACCCAAATGGATTCGAATCATTGATGCTTTTTGTTTCATTGGAGCTATGTTATCACCATCCCCATATCTTTTTGTTGGCTATTTCGTATACCCTTGGTCAAGGGTACATCATGGTGGTCCTGCAGAAGCTTTAATCGGTGTTACTGGTATTCTAGGTTTTGCCCTTGTCCTCTGGACTTTCTTTCGAAATCGAGGATTCATAAACTTTGCCTCAAAGTGGATCATTGGATCTTTTATGTTATCATCTGCTATGCTTTTATTGGCACTTTTACCTTCCCATGGAATTCCTTTAGTGCCGATAAGCGATTTTCAATTTATACCTGCATTTATTCTTGGTTATGCGGTATTAAAACATGGTGCTCTATCTTTGGAAGGAAGGACCATACAACTAAGCCAAAAATTAGCTAATCTTGGATTGCTAACAATGGGTATCGCAGGTATCCTTTACTTTCCTCTGATCCGAGATCATTATGGGATGGGCGAGTCTGCATTTCATTTATTAATGATCGTACTTCCTTTGATCCTATTCAATTATCTAGTCATCTACATAATGTCACGTCCTCTAGCAGAAGAATTGGATATTAGCTATTTTCTTTTGGATTTAGAAAAACAAAAAGCAGATGAAGAGAGAGAAAAGGCATTGATTGCACAAGATAAAGCAGAAGAAGCACAAGAAGAATCAGAAAAGCTTTTGCTTAACATTTTGCCTTTTAAAGTGGCTCAAGAGCTAAAAGAAAAAGGCTCGGTAACTCCAGCGAGGTACGAGAAAGTTACCGTGCTTTTTACAGATTTTAAGGGATTTACAAAAGTTGCAGAAGGAATGGAAGAACAGGAACTTTTACAAGAGTTAGATGCTTGTTTTACTCAATTCGATGAAATCATTCTTAGGAATAATTTAGAGAAATTAAAGACCATTGGAGACTCTTATATGTGTGCTGGTGGTTTACCTGTTCCAAATTTTACAAATGCGATTGATTCTTGTCTGGCAGCATTGGAAATCCAAAGTTTTATGAACCAACTCAAAGAGATTAAAATTTCTCTTGGTTTACCATTCTGGGAATTGCGTTTGGGAATTCATACAGGGCCTGTTGTTGCAGGGGTTGTGGGTAGGTTTAAGTTTGCTTATGACATTTGGGGAGATACCGTAAACACTGCGTCTCGAATGGAATCAAGTGGGCAGACTGGCATGATCAATATTTCGAGAGAAACCTTTGAAGATGTAAAATATTTTTTTGAAACCGAATACAGAGGCAAAATCTACGGAAAGAATAAAGGCGAGTTGGATATGTTTTTTTTGCATAGACTGAAGCTAAAATATTCAGTAGACCAGGATGGAAAGGCTCCCAACCAATTGTTTCGCGATATATACGCAAAACTTCATGGCGGAGCCAAAGTTAGGTGGAAATCGGTGGAGCGAACCGATTAA
- a CDS encoding alpha/beta fold hydrolase — protein MNESNLPKRNATEWLASGKYFDYNKFQIFYINEGRGSNLLLLHGFPTSSWDYSKVFAGFSRFYNCFAIDFLGFGYSSKPEKHNYHIIEQTDIIESFIEKNALKRVKFVFHDYAVSVGQEILARHLDPKTKKYEIDGAVFLNGGLFPHLHRPTTTQKLLTIPYLGAFLAKLFNFKKFSKAFSEVFGPNTKPEERELASLWKIVTYPGNVKIGNRLLHYIKDRKQYADRWHKAIEQTEVPLLFINGESDPVSGKHLVDYLEKLKLKNARIIRWPEIGHYPQWENAKGSYEEIHKFFKSLQT, from the coding sequence ATGAATGAATCCAATCTCCCTAAACGAAATGCGACAGAATGGCTAGCAAGTGGGAAGTATTTTGATTATAACAAATTTCAAATTTTTTATATAAATGAAGGAAGAGGTTCCAACTTACTCTTATTACATGGATTTCCTACTTCCTCGTGGGATTATTCAAAAGTTTTTGCCGGGTTTAGCCGTTTTTATAACTGTTTTGCGATCGATTTTTTAGGATTTGGTTATTCTTCAAAACCAGAAAAACACAATTACCACATCATAGAACAAACGGATATTATAGAATCCTTCATTGAGAAAAATGCACTGAAACGGGTAAAATTTGTTTTCCATGATTATGCTGTAAGTGTGGGCCAAGAAATCTTAGCCAGACACCTTGATCCAAAAACAAAAAAATATGAAATAGATGGCGCTGTGTTCTTAAATGGTGGTCTATTTCCTCACCTCCACCGACCCACAACAACACAGAAATTACTAACGATTCCTTATCTTGGAGCATTCCTTGCGAAGTTATTTAACTTTAAAAAATTTTCAAAGGCGTTTTCAGAAGTCTTTGGACCAAATACAAAGCCAGAAGAGAGAGAATTAGCCTCTCTCTGGAAAATTGTAACTTATCCAGGAAATGTGAAAATAGGCAATCGGCTATTGCACTATATTAAAGATAGAAAGCAATATGCAGATCGTTGGCACAAAGCAATAGAACAAACTGAAGTTCCTTTATTGTTTATCAATGGGGAAAGTGATCCAGTGAGTGGAAAACATTTAGTTGATTATTTAGAAAAATTGAAATTAAAAAATGCACGCATCATAAGGTGGCCAGAGATCGGACACTACCCGCAATGGGAAAATGCAAAGGGCTCATATGAGGAGATTCATAAATTCTTTAAGTCTTTGCAAACTTAG
- a CDS encoding CdaR family protein, producing MVVKVLEKLLRNWKAKIASFLIACIFYINLQNSKILIKTVNVPIEYPKLSGNLSYSKNAEKTIPVRVEGLKDVVNYYSQFMKAVIDPEDVQYGVTEVPIKKIVGVPSGVKVTKLKKTVPVEIESRGLKVVQLEASFEGSPPPNFEKLTQILSPSKVTISGKPQDLEKLNKITLPEINLNDRKEPFAKTVRIPDLPKGINLLGSRDVTVNVNIIPMAYKTGEQTAAGIPIVCTGLDPRLEAEFSEDQIAIRYFSIKPIRSAQILTGLVAQVPCNYTYDPIKNKIVPDTQPQIAKVRVIKSKDLKNTEILQISPEKIEIRYRVRDTNSLDPDNNDSGDEGSTLEEPPFWKEGNKS from the coding sequence ATGGTTGTAAAAGTATTAGAAAAACTGTTGAGAAATTGGAAAGCAAAGATTGCATCCTTTCTAATTGCCTGCATTTTTTATATCAATCTTCAGAATTCAAAGATATTAATCAAGACGGTAAACGTTCCTATAGAATATCCGAAGTTAAGTGGAAACCTCTCCTATTCAAAAAATGCGGAGAAAACCATCCCTGTAAGAGTGGAAGGCTTAAAGGATGTTGTAAATTATTATTCTCAATTCATGAAAGCCGTGATTGATCCTGAGGACGTTCAGTACGGAGTCACAGAAGTTCCTATCAAAAAAATTGTAGGAGTCCCAAGTGGTGTTAAAGTCACAAAACTTAAAAAAACAGTGCCTGTAGAGATAGAATCTCGTGGACTTAAAGTTGTTCAGCTTGAGGCTAGTTTTGAGGGTAGTCCACCACCTAATTTTGAAAAGTTGACTCAAATTTTAAGTCCTTCCAAGGTAACTATCAGTGGTAAACCACAGGATTTAGAAAAATTGAATAAGATCACTTTACCAGAGATCAATCTGAATGATAGGAAGGAACCATTTGCTAAGACAGTGCGCATTCCTGACTTACCTAAGGGGATAAATTTACTCGGATCGAGAGATGTTACCGTAAATGTGAACATCATTCCTATGGCCTACAAAACAGGTGAACAGACTGCAGCTGGTATTCCTATCGTTTGCACCGGGCTTGATCCGAGATTGGAAGCTGAGTTTTCTGAAGACCAGATAGCAATCCGATATTTTTCAATCAAACCAATCCGTTCTGCTCAAATTCTCACGGGACTTGTAGCACAAGTTCCCTGCAATTATACCTATGACCCGATCAAAAATAAAATTGTACCTGATACTCAGCCACAGATTGCAAAAGTGAGAGTCATCAAAAGTAAAGATCTTAAAAATACAGAGATTTTACAAATCAGTCCAGAAAAAATAGAAATTCGTTACCGTGTTCGGGATACAAACTCTCTAGATCCAGATAACAACGATTCAGGCGATGAAGGTTCTACTTTGGAAGAGCCTCCATTTTGGAAAGAAGGAAATAAAAGTTAA
- the cdaA gene encoding diadenylate cyclase CdaA: MDFLRGLYIIPWSKNYISITLDVLIVSYIIYKTYTTLRRTRGLQLLLGVGLIWISGSLAEYFNFELLEWILTNIRPALVFAIIVLLQPELRRLTGDFAKLKFLRLFFLKPVFDLDPIIDAVRAMASAKIGSLIVLVKDISLKDISENSVPLDSIVSSELLQTIFFKNSPLHDGAVIIEQNRIVSAASYLPMSSNMENTTMGARHRSALGLSEETDAIVIVTSEETGEITVCFAGEMFHPVKPLELKPLINQLMSGGQKKVNLDLDKKVKKEK; encoded by the coding sequence TTGGATTTTTTAAGAGGATTGTATATAATTCCATGGAGTAAAAATTATATCTCAATCACTCTTGATGTACTCATCGTTTCTTATATTATTTATAAGACATACACAACTCTCCGTAGAACGAGAGGATTGCAACTGTTATTGGGCGTGGGGCTCATTTGGATCTCTGGTAGTTTAGCTGAATACTTTAATTTTGAACTCTTAGAATGGATTCTTACAAACATCCGACCTGCTTTGGTTTTTGCCATCATCGTGCTCTTGCAGCCAGAGTTGAGAAGATTGACAGGAGATTTTGCGAAGTTAAAGTTTCTCCGACTCTTTTTTTTAAAGCCTGTTTTTGACCTAGACCCTATCATAGATGCCGTGAGAGCAATGGCCTCGGCGAAGATTGGTTCATTAATCGTACTCGTAAAAGATATAAGCTTAAAGGATATATCGGAAAATTCAGTTCCTTTGGATTCGATTGTAAGCTCAGAACTTCTACAAACCATTTTCTTTAAAAATTCACCATTGCACGATGGTGCAGTGATCATAGAACAAAATCGCATCGTATCTGCAGCATCTTACTTACCGATGAGTTCTAATATGGAAAATACAACAATGGGAGCTCGGCATCGATCTGCTTTGGGTTTGAGTGAGGAGACAGATGCAATTGTCATTGTTACTTCGGAAGAAACAGGAGAAATCACTGTTTGTTTTGCAGGTGAAATGTTTCATCCAGTAAAGCCATTGGAGCTAAAGCCATTGATCAACCAATTGATGTCAGGTGGGCAGAAGAAGGTAAATCTTGACTTAGATAAAAAAGTCAAGAAGGAGAAATGA
- the dapB gene encoding 4-hydroxy-tetrahydrodipicolinate reductase gives MSKIKIGLIGANGRMGKAIIQVLAASNRSTLSASVVKKDSVFVGLDSGIHSGLKENQILFHSDLAKACDASDILIDFSSHSAFTENLQTAAQYKKPIVIGTTGLTDVDRNLIKDLSMQIPIVFSPNMSIGVNLLFKLTEIAAKVLDEGFDIEVLDIHHRHKKDAPSGTAQHLKEILLKSLDRNEKNVIYGRHGMYPERDSKEIAMHTMRAGEVIGDHTVYFLSAEERIEISHKAQDRKTFAVGAVKAAEFLKDKSKGLYNMFDVLGI, from the coding sequence TTGTCTAAAATCAAAATAGGATTGATTGGAGCAAATGGTAGGATGGGCAAAGCCATCATACAGGTGTTAGCGGCTTCAAATCGTTCTACACTCTCCGCAAGTGTTGTCAAAAAAGATTCCGTGTTCGTCGGTTTAGATTCAGGCATTCACTCTGGCCTAAAAGAAAATCAGATTTTATTCCATTCCGACTTGGCGAAGGCCTGCGACGCATCCGATATTCTCATCGACTTTAGTTCTCATAGTGCATTTACAGAGAATTTACAAACGGCTGCTCAATACAAAAAACCAATCGTAATCGGAACCACGGGACTAACAGATGTAGATCGAAATTTAATCAAAGATTTATCTATGCAAATCCCTATCGTATTTTCACCCAATATGTCTATTGGTGTAAATTTACTGTTTAAGCTGACAGAAATCGCAGCCAAAGTTTTAGATGAAGGATTTGATATTGAGGTTTTGGACATCCACCACCGTCATAAAAAGGATGCCCCTTCAGGCACTGCTCAACACTTGAAAGAAATCCTTTTGAAAAGTTTGGATAGAAATGAGAAAAACGTTATCTATGGTCGGCATGGTATGTACCCTGAGCGTGACTCTAAAGAAATCGCAATGCATACCATGAGGGCAGGCGAAGTAATCGGCGATCATACTGTATATTTTTTAAGTGCAGAAGAGAGGATTGAGATATCACACAAAGCCCAAGACCGAAAAACTTTCGCGGTCGGGGCAGTGAAAGCCGCGGAATTCCTTAAGGATAAGTCAAAGGGTCTATACAATATGTTTGATGTTTTAGGGATCTAA
- the dapA gene encoding 4-hydroxy-tetrahydrodipicolinate synthase encodes MFQGVYTAVITPFRGKKIDYDRYFAILENQIRSGVAGIVPCGTTGESPTLSHEEHKELIQKTVEVVAKRIQVIAGTGSNSTQEAIELTESACKAGVDGVLSVNPYYNKPTQEGLFRHFSEVADHSSVPVMLYNIPGRTNVNLLPETVQRLASVKNIASIKEATGDLGQMAKVVSLVPPTFTLLSGDDNLTLPVLSIGGKGVVSVVSNLFPRACVDMVSLFHRGEIEASRKIYFKLLPVFINAFIETNPIPIKAAMSWFGYCENELRLPMTPLSSGKASDDFKTIVFKLREEGIV; translated from the coding sequence ATGTTTCAAGGCGTCTACACTGCAGTTATCACCCCTTTTCGGGGCAAAAAAATCGATTATGACCGATATTTTGCCATACTCGAAAACCAAATTCGCTCCGGGGTTGCTGGCATAGTTCCCTGCGGCACTACGGGTGAATCACCTACGCTCTCTCATGAGGAACACAAAGAACTCATACAGAAGACAGTAGAGGTAGTTGCAAAGCGAATCCAGGTCATTGCAGGCACGGGTTCCAATTCAACGCAGGAAGCCATTGAGCTAACCGAAAGCGCCTGCAAAGCAGGGGTGGATGGGGTTTTGTCCGTTAATCCTTATTACAATAAACCAACACAAGAAGGACTTTTCCGCCATTTTTCAGAGGTAGCCGATCACTCAAGTGTTCCTGTTATGCTCTACAACATTCCAGGCAGGACAAACGTAAACCTATTACCCGAAACTGTGCAAAGGTTGGCTTCAGTCAAAAATATAGCATCGATCAAAGAGGCTACGGGTGATTTAGGACAAATGGCTAAGGTGGTATCTCTTGTGCCACCAACCTTTACCTTACTTTCAGGTGATGACAATTTAACGCTTCCCGTTCTTTCGATCGGAGGGAAAGGTGTTGTTTCAGTAGTCAGCAATTTGTTCCCAAGAGCATGTGTGGATATGGTCTCGCTCTTCCACCGTGGAGAGATCGAGGCAAGTCGAAAGATTTACTTCAAACTTTTGCCTGTATTTATCAATGCATTCATCGAAACCAATCCTATCCCAATCAAAGCGGCCATGAGTTGGTTTGGTTATTGTGAGAATGAGCTCCGCTTACCGATGACGCCCTTAAGCTCCGGAAAAGCTTCCGATGACTTCAAAACAATTGTATTTAAATTGAGAGAGGAAGGCATTGTCTAA
- a CDS encoding sugar phosphotransferase, with translation MSALFLVLIGSSFLLSILLHTFYVFSNFGIQDIPNERSLHTERTKKSGGMVFIPCFLISVFLWLLLEQTDVISFIPKFPAEPKMYYFIFGLVFFCMLGFFDDIFHLTPIIRLLLEYSVVFYLLHALKFQFSLFGIQIGNEWIHLLLGSTTIVFFINLINFMDGLDLYLVGTLALGFLFLPVLLGISFQMEVSYALIPFLFCVSLSGFAFYNYPKAKLFMGDSGSLSIGFFLAFLPLCFQKESLGKVSDSIFIYFFLSPTFWTDGLITLFVRAIQKKSLFSAHREHLYQYLTELKITKAMVCLIMVFSNLPAWSLLLCYQLGFIKTDLSSEGWMLLIIFLYVVVYVFVRQSVLNRRKNIA, from the coding sequence ATGAGCGCCCTTTTTCTAGTCCTTATTGGTTCCTCTTTTTTGTTGAGTATACTCCTACATACTTTCTATGTGTTTAGTAATTTTGGAATCCAAGACATTCCCAATGAAAGAAGCCTTCATACAGAAAGAACCAAAAAGTCTGGAGGAATGGTATTCATACCATGCTTTCTCATTTCTGTCTTCTTATGGTTGTTATTGGAACAAACAGATGTTATCTCATTTATTCCAAAATTTCCGGCAGAACCAAAGATGTACTATTTCATATTTGGACTGGTCTTTTTTTGCATGCTAGGTTTTTTTGATGATATTTTTCATCTAACACCTATTATAAGACTCTTATTGGAATATTCAGTTGTTTTCTACCTACTACACGCTCTAAAGTTTCAATTCTCTCTCTTCGGTATACAAATTGGAAACGAATGGATTCATCTTCTCTTAGGTAGTACTACCATTGTATTTTTTATCAATCTTATAAACTTTATGGATGGTTTGGACCTTTATTTGGTGGGGACACTGGCACTGGGATTTTTATTTTTACCGGTTCTATTGGGCATTTCTTTCCAAATGGAAGTATCCTATGCTTTAATTCCCTTTTTATTCTGTGTGTCTCTTAGCGGATTTGCTTTTTACAATTATCCAAAAGCAAAATTATTTATGGGCGATAGTGGCTCACTTAGCATTGGTTTTTTCCTAGCTTTTCTTCCATTGTGTTTTCAAAAAGAAAGCCTGGGAAAGGTTTCTGATTCTATTTTCATATACTTTTTTCTCTCACCTACTTTTTGGACGGATGGGCTCATCACTTTGTTTGTGCGAGCAATCCAAAAAAAATCTCTCTTCTCTGCGCATAGAGAACATTTGTACCAATATTTAACAGAGCTTAAGATAACAAAAGCGATGGTATGTCTTATCATGGTATTTTCGAATCTACCGGCTTGGAGTTTGCTACTTTGCTATCAATTGGGGTTCATAAAAACAGATCTAAGCAGTGAGGGTTGG